The genomic DNA TGCTAATCCGGGTAAAAATACTGACCCGGCGGCTGTAGTATTTGATGCAATTACAGCAGCACAAGCCCGAAATACAGAATTACTCCTAATAGACACGGCAGGACGTCTGCAAAACAAGAAAAACCTGATGGAGGAACTCGCGAAAATTCGGCGGATTATCGATAAAAAAGCTCCTGACACTCAGGTTGAATCCCTCTTAGTGCTGGATGCCACCCTCGGTCAAAATGGTCTGCGTCAGGCGGAAGTCTTCTCACAAGCGGCAAAACTCAGCGGTGTGGTTTTGACCAAACTGGATGGCACGGCCAAAGGAGGCGTTGCCCTGGCGGTGGTGCAGCAATTGGGTTTGCCTATTCGATTTATTGGTGCGGGTGAAGGAATTGAAGACTTGCGTCCTTTCTCTAGCTACGAGTTTGTTGAAGCTTTACTTAGTGGTTAGTCGGTTCAGGATTGCCCTCGACTTCGCTAGTACAGAAATTAGTGATTGACTGCCTCAGCCTTTGGCAGTCATCGAATCTGGCAATTTCCGTTAAATTGAAAGAAGTCACGGCGAAGGAAGATAGATGTCAGCACAACTGTTACTGGTAGATGATGAACCAGGAGTACGGGTATCGGTCAAAGAATACCTGCAAGAAGTTGGGGGTTTTGATGTACAGGTTGCCAGTAATGCTGATGAAGCATGGCAAATGTTGCAACGCAAAACACCAGACCTTGTGATTTCTGACGTCATGATGCCCAAAGTTGATGGGTATCAGTTTCTGAAACAGTTACGTGATGACCCCCGGTTTAAAACTCTACCAGTGGTATTTCTCACAGCCAGAGGGATGACTTCAGACCGAATACAGGGTTATCACGCAGGGGTTGATGCCTATTTGCCGAAGCCGTTTGATCCGGATGAATTAGTCGCGATTGTTGAGAACTTATTGGGACGCCGCACTGCTACGGCGGGAGAGACATCAGGCAGTACCGAACTGGAGCAAATTGCCCAGGAAATTGCGACAATTCGAGCAATGTTAGACCAAAGACCGGGCATTGCTCAAACTCCTCCCCCCATTCGCATTGATTTTACGCCGCGAGAGCAGAGTGTTTTAGATTTGGTGGCGGAAGGATTGATGAATAAAGAAATTGCCCGACGCCTCGACACTAGTGTCCGCAATGTTGAGAAGTATGTCAGCCGCTTATTTAGCAAAACTGGAACAAATAGTCGCACGGAGTTGGTTCGTTACGCTTTGGAACATGGCTTAACCAAGTGAATCGTTACAAGGTTTCTTTTCTTCACAATTTCAGCTCATATAACCCCTCATAATATGTAGTTTATTTGCATATTGTAAAGACACATGTATTTTTCTAAGGTAATTGAGGGAAATCCTGGTATTGTTCATTTACTACCTTAGAAAAAGACACAAATAATGAAAGTTTCACAAAATAAAAAACATTTAGGTGAATCAATTGCTCTGGGTGCTGTCTTAGTGGCAACGAGTGTTGGTATCTTTGTCGTGATGATGATGCAAAGCGG from Microcoleus sp. AS-A8 includes the following:
- a CDS encoding response regulator transcription factor, whose amino-acid sequence is MSAQLLLVDDEPGVRVSVKEYLQEVGGFDVQVASNADEAWQMLQRKTPDLVISDVMMPKVDGYQFLKQLRDDPRFKTLPVVFLTARGMTSDRIQGYHAGVDAYLPKPFDPDELVAIVENLLGRRTATAGETSGSTELEQIAQEIATIRAMLDQRPGIAQTPPPIRIDFTPREQSVLDLVAEGLMNKEIARRLDTSVRNVEKYVSRLFSKTGTNSRTELVRYALEHGLTK